The Amycolatopsis japonica nucleotide sequence GGTCGTCGATGCGGACCTCGCCGGTGGCGATGACGTGGTCGAGGATCTCCTGGCGTCGCTGCTCGACGGCGGCGTCCGAGGGCCTGGTCTTAGACATGGGCGACACCGTTCACGACCCGGACCTTCGCGGTCTCGGCGGGGTGGGTGTCGGCGCTCACACCTGCTTCTTACCAGATTATTCGCCCGGAGTTAACACGTAACTCGATAACTCCCGCATTTTTTCCCACTCGCGCCGCCTGCCCGCCGACCTGCGTTTTGCGGGCTAACCGCGCTCTGATGGCGCCCGCCCGCAGAATGTGGGTATCTGAGGGCGCCCGACCGCAGAGCGCGGTTAGGGGGCAAAACGCAGGTCGGGGCCCTGGTCAGGAGGTCAGAGAACGGACGGACCGAAGGGCATCAGGGATCGCGCCGAGGATGCCGGAGGCCGAGGTGGGGGCGCCGTCGGCGGCGAGGGACCCCGCGAGCGAGTGGACGTGCGCCGCCGCCCCGGCCGCCAGCCACGGATCGAGCCCGGCGGCGAGCAGCGCGCCCACCAGACCGGACAGCACGTCCCCCGAACCCGCCGTCGCGAGCCACGAGCCCCGCGGCGTGTTCACCAGCGCACGCCCGTCCGGCGCCGCGACCACCGTGCAGTGCCCCTTCAACAGCACGACGGCGTCGTACTTCCGCGCGGCCGCCCGCGCCGCCGCGACCCGGTCCGCCCCCGGCGGCGAACCCATCAGCCGCTCGAACTCGCCCGCGTGCGGAGTCAGCACGAGCGGCGTGTCCGGATCGCGCGCGTCGAGCACGTCAGGTGAACGCGCGATGATCGTCGTCGCGTCGGCGTCCGCGCACACCGGCACACCGCGGCCCAGCACGAACCTCAGCACTTCCCGGCCCTCGTGCCCGGTACCGATCCCCGGCCCGACGACCCACGCCTGCACCCGGCCCGCGTCGGTCACCGAACCCGTCGCGATGACCTCGGGCCACTGCCCGCGCACCACGTCCGCCGCATGACCGGCGTACCGCACGAGCCCGGACGTCGCCCGCACCGCCGCGCCGGCCGCGAGCACGGCCGCGCCCGGATACGTCGCCGACCCGGCGGCCACCCCGACCACGCCCTGGCTGTACTTGTCGTCATCAGGCCCGGGCACCGGCCACGCGGCCGCGACATCCGCCGTATCGAGTCGCTGCAGATCGGGCTCGCTGAGCCGCAGTCCGATGTCCACCAGGGAGACCTCACCACAGGACGCGGGCGCGAGGGCGTGCACCGGCTTGAGCGCGCCGAACGTGACCGTCCGGTCGGCCACGACCGCCGGACCGTCGACGGCGCCGGTATCCGGATCCACCCCGCTCGGCAGATCGACCGCGAGCACGGGCGCGCTCACGTGCTCCAGCAGCGCGGCGGCGTCCGGCCGCAACGGACCGCGCGCCGAGATCCCGACGATACCGTCGACGACGAGGTCGGCCCGCCGAATCCACTGTGGACCGTCCTCAAGGGACACGACCTTGCCGCCGGATCGCTTCAACGCGGCCAAACCCGGACCGTGCGCGCGTTCGGGCTTCAGCAGGATCGCGGAGACGGCCACGTTGCGGCGACGCAGGAACGCGCCGGCCCACAGGGCGTCACCACCGTTGTTCCCCGACCCGACGAGCAACGTCACCCGCCGCCCGGACACCGAACCCGTGTGTTCGGCCAGCATCTCGGCGGCGTGCACCGCGAGAGCGAAAGCCGCGCGCCGCATGAGCTCGCCGTCGGGCGTGACGGCGAGCAACCGGTCCTCCGCCGCGCGAATCCGTTCCGTGGTCCAGATTCCCTGCACGACGCCTCCGGTCTCTATTCGACGGTGACCGACTTCGCCAGGTTACGCGGCTTGTCGACGTCGTACCCGCGCGTGCGGGCGATCTCGGCGGCCAGCACCTGCAGCGGCACCGTGGAGACCAGCGGCTGCAGCAGGGTCGGGACGGCCGGGATCTCGATCAGTTCGTCGGCGAACGGGCGGACGGTCTCGTCGCCCTCTTCCGCGATCACGATCGTGCGGGCGCCGCGTGCCTGGATCTCGCTGATGTTCGACACCAGCTTCGAGTGCAGCACCGCGCGGCCCTTGGGCGACGGCATCACCACGACGACGGGGAGGCCCTCTTCGATCAGCGCGATCGGGCCGTGCTTGAGCTCGCCGGCCGCGAAGCCCTCGGCGTGCATGTACGCCAGTTCCTTGAGCTTCAGCGCGCCTTCGAGGGCGACCGGGAACCCGACGTGACGGCCGAGGAACAGCACGGCCTTCGAGTCGGCGATCCGGCGGCCGAGGTCGCGGACCTGGTCCACAGTGGACAAGACCTTCTGCACCGCGGCGGGCATCGCCTCGAGTTCGGCGAACTCGCGGGCGACCTCGTCCGGGTACTTGGTGCCGCGGGCCTGCGCGAGGGCCAGGCCGACCAGGTAGTTGGCCGCGATCTGCGCGAGGAACGCCTTGGTCGAGGCGACACCGATCTCCGGACCGGCGTGCGTGTAGAGGACGGCGTCGGACTCACGCGGGATCTGCGCGCCGTTGGTGTTGCAGACGGCCAGGACGCGGGCCTTCTGCTCACGCGCGTGACGGACGGCTTCGAGGGTGTCCGCGGTCTCGCCCGACTGGGAGACGGCGACGACCAGCGTCGCGCGGTCCAGCACCGGGTCGCGGTAGCGGAACTCGCTGGCCAGCTCGACCTCGACCGGGAGGCGGCACCAGTGCTCGATCGCGTACTTGGCGACGAGGCCCGAGTGGTACGCGGAACCACAGGCGACGACGAAGACCTTGTCGACGTCGCGCAGGTCCTGGTCGGAGATGCGCTGCTCGTCCAGGATGATCCGGCCGCCGTCGAAGTGGCCGCGCAGCGTGTTCGCCAGCGCCTCCGGCTGCTCCTCGATCTCCTTGAGCATGAAGTACTCGTGGCCGCCCTTTTCCGCGGCCGAGAGGTCCCAGTCGACGGTGAACGGCTTGGCCTGGGCGGCGTCGCCGTGGAAGTCGGTGACCTCGTAGCCGTCGCGGGTGATCACGACGAGCTGGTCCTGGCCGAGCTCGACCGCCTCACGGGTGTGCTCGATGAACGCGGCGACGTCGGAAGCGACGAAGTGCTCCCCCTCGCCGACGCCGACGACCAGCGGCGACGAACGACGGGCGGCGACGACGGTGTCCGGCCGGTCGGCGATGGTCACGACCAGCGTGAACGCGCCCTCGAGACGACGGCAGACGGCGGCGACGCTGGCCGCGAAGTCGCCCTTCGTGTCGCCCTCGGTGTACGCGCGGGAGATGAGGTGCGCGGCGGTCTCGGAGTCGGTGTCGCTCGCCATCTCGACGCCTTCGGCCTCGAGCTCGGCGCGCAGGGCGGCGAAGTTCTCGATGATGCCGTTGTGCACGACGGCGACGCGCTGGGAGGCGTCGCGGTGCGGGTGCGAGTTGCGGTCGACCGGGGCGCCGTGGGTGGCCCAGCGGGTGTGGCCCATCCCGGCGGTGCCGGTGAAGGCGTCCCTGCCGACGGTGTCGAGCTGGGTCTCCAGGTTGGACAGGCGGCCCGCTTTGCGTTCGACGTTCAGCGCGCCGGCGCCGTCGAGGACCGCGACGCCTGCCGAGTCATAGCCGCGGTACTCCATCCTGCGCAGGCCGCCGATGACGACGTCCAGGGCCGGGCGGTGTCCGACGTATCCCACGATTCCACACACGGCCACCAGCCTAACGACGGGAATCCGGCCCCCTCGCCCGGGCGCCCACGCGTCGCGTTTAGCGGGCTAAACGCGACGCGCAGGGCGGCGCGCGGGCCCGACGGGGGTGCGGGCAGTAAAGTCACGACCATGGCCAGCAAGCCCAAGCAGCTGCTCGCGGAGCTGTCCCACCCAGGTCCGCACGACGTTCTGCGCGGCAACCTCGCCCTGGTCGGACTGCCCGGTGTCGTGTTCACGCCCCGTTCCGGGCTCGGTCTGCCCGCGATCGCCTTCGGGCACGGCTGGCTGCAGCCGACCGGGAGCTACCGGCATCTGCTCCGGCACCTCGCGAGCTGGGGCATCGTCGCGGCGGCTCCGGCCACCCAGCGCGGGCCGCTGCCTTCGCACCGACTGCTGGCCGGCGACCTGCTCACCACGCTCGAGCTGATCACGACGGTCCGCCTCGGACCGGACGGCATCAGCGTCGACCCGGCGAAGCTCGGCCTGGCCGGGCACTCGACCGGCGGTGGTTCGGCGGTGCTGGCCGCCGCGCAGGCGGCCGAGAACGACGAGCGGCCCGAGATCCGCGCCGTCGCGACCATCGCTCCCGCGCAGACGCTGCCGCCGGCGACGGTGTCGGCCCGGTCGGTGCCCGTGCCCGGCCTGCACCTCGCGGCGAGCGAAGACCTGGTCGCGCCGCCGGTCGGCCATGCCAAAGCCATCGCGGACGCGTGGGGCGGGCCGGTGCAGCTGCGCAAGCTCGGGAAGTCGTCGCACCTCGGCGTCACCGAAGGCAGGCACTGGAGTCAGCTGTTGCTGCACGGGAAGCCGCACCGCGGGACCCAGCAACTGGCGCGGGCGCTGTTCACCGCGTTCTTCCTCACGCACCTGACGGGGACGACGAAGTACCAGCCCCTGCTGGACGCCGACGTCAAACGCGCCCCCATCGAGCTCCAAGACGAGCCCGCCGCCTGACCGCCCCGGATCGCGTTTAGCGGGCTAAACGCGATCCGGGGGTGAAACAGGTCAGTCGACCATCCACGAGTTGTTCGAGAAGTCGTCGTCGTCGAAGCCCTTGTCGTCACGGGCGTGACGACCACGACGGCGCGCGGGCGTACCAGGCGCTTCAGGCGCCGCGGCACTCGGAGCGGGCGTCGGCGCCTGAGGCGGGACGTCCACCGTCGTCGGCATCCCGGGCACTCCAGGGGCGACCGGAGGCGGCGGCGGAGGCGCCACCGGCCGCGGCGCGTCAGGCCGCGCCCCGAACTCGGCGAACCTGGCGTCCGGCTTGTCGTCGTCCTCGATGTCGAAGCCGATGGTGTGGCTGCGGTCGGCGGTCGTCTTGCCGGTCAGCCAGCCGCCCGCCTCCTTGCTCCGCTTCCCCAGCTCCTGCATGTGAGCGGCGTACTTGTCGTGGATGGCGGCGTCCTTCTGCATGGTCTCCACCGCCTGGGCCTTGGCGTCGGCGAGATGCCGCTCCCGCAGCCCGCGCTGCTCCAACTGCTCCGTGATGGCGGCGTCCTGCCTGGACATGGCGGCCGCCAGCCGGTCGACAGCGCTCATCGGTCCTCCCTCGTTCCCCGGTCAGGCGATCATCGCTCGTAGCTGATCGAACGGTCGCCACCCTCGTCGTCGAGCGATCCGCTGATCCGGCCGCCCGCACCACTGGTCTCGAAAATGCCACCCTCGACGCGGTACTGGCTCGACCCGCGCTGCGTGTCACCCCCGCCACCGCCGGCGGCGCCGCCCATGGCGCCCATGCCGCCCATCATGCCGCCCATTCCGGCGGGCGAGCTTCCGGCACCGGCACCGCCGGCACCCGCGGGCGCCGGATCCATCCCGCCGGGAGCCATCCCGAGACCGCCTTCGGCCCCGGCCGGCTGCGCGCCGCCTCCGGACTGCATACCCGCTTCCAGCGACCCGGCTTCGTTCAGCGAGCCCGCCGAAGCACCCTCCATGGGGCTCCCGAGCGCGCCTTCGAAGCTGCCGCCGCCTCCGCCGCCACTGGCGGTCGGCACGGTGCCATCGCCACCGGCACCCGAAGCGCCGCCACCACCGGCGGCTTCGGCTCCCGCGGACGCCCCGGCGGTCCCTTCGGCGCCGACACCGACCTCGACTCCGCCAGGAGCACTGAAGCCGCTGCCACCGCCACCGCCGGGAGCCATCCCGGCCTCGGCCGGAGCGGGCATCGTGCGGATGTCGTCGGTCTTGCCGGGCTGCGGGTTGCCGGGATTCCGGTCGTCGAGACCGTTCTTGAGGTCGTCGCCGGGCTTGAGTTCCTTCTTCTCACCCTTTTCGTCGAGGG carries:
- a CDS encoding bifunctional ADP-dependent NAD(P)H-hydrate dehydratase/NAD(P)H-hydrate epimerase, with translation MQGIWTTERIRAAEDRLLAVTPDGELMRRAAFALAVHAAEMLAEHTGSVSGRRVTLLVGSGNNGGDALWAGAFLRRRNVAVSAILLKPERAHGPGLAALKRSGGKVVSLEDGPQWIRRADLVVDGIVGISARGPLRPDAAALLEHVSAPVLAVDLPSGVDPDTGAVDGPAVVADRTVTFGALKPVHALAPASCGEVSLVDIGLRLSEPDLQRLDTADVAAAWPVPGPDDDKYSQGVVGVAAGSATYPGAAVLAAGAAVRATSGLVRYAGHAADVVRGQWPEVIATGSVTDAGRVQAWVVGPGIGTGHEGREVLRFVLGRGVPVCADADATTIIARSPDVLDARDPDTPLVLTPHAGEFERLMGSPPGADRVAAARAAARKYDAVVLLKGHCTVVAAPDGRALVNTPRGSWLATAGSGDVLSGLVGALLAAGLDPWLAAGAAAHVHSLAGSLAADGAPTSASGILGAIPDALRSVRSLTS
- a CDS encoding dienelactone hydrolase family protein, translated to MASKPKQLLAELSHPGPHDVLRGNLALVGLPGVVFTPRSGLGLPAIAFGHGWLQPTGSYRHLLRHLASWGIVAAAPATQRGPLPSHRLLAGDLLTTLELITTVRLGPDGISVDPAKLGLAGHSTGGGSAVLAAAQAAENDERPEIRAVATIAPAQTLPPATVSARSVPVPGLHLAASEDLVAPPVGHAKAIADAWGGPVQLRKLGKSSHLGVTEGRHWSQLLLHGKPHRGTQQLARALFTAFFLTHLTGTTKYQPLLDADVKRAPIELQDEPAA
- the glmS gene encoding glutamine--fructose-6-phosphate transaminase (isomerizing) gives rise to the protein MCGIVGYVGHRPALDVVIGGLRRMEYRGYDSAGVAVLDGAGALNVERKAGRLSNLETQLDTVGRDAFTGTAGMGHTRWATHGAPVDRNSHPHRDASQRVAVVHNGIIENFAALRAELEAEGVEMASDTDSETAAHLISRAYTEGDTKGDFAASVAAVCRRLEGAFTLVVTIADRPDTVVAARRSSPLVVGVGEGEHFVASDVAAFIEHTREAVELGQDQLVVITRDGYEVTDFHGDAAQAKPFTVDWDLSAAEKGGHEYFMLKEIEEQPEALANTLRGHFDGGRIILDEQRISDQDLRDVDKVFVVACGSAYHSGLVAKYAIEHWCRLPVEVELASEFRYRDPVLDRATLVVAVSQSGETADTLEAVRHAREQKARVLAVCNTNGAQIPRESDAVLYTHAGPEIGVASTKAFLAQIAANYLVGLALAQARGTKYPDEVAREFAELEAMPAAVQKVLSTVDQVRDLGRRIADSKAVLFLGRHVGFPVALEGALKLKELAYMHAEGFAAGELKHGPIALIEEGLPVVVVMPSPKGRAVLHSKLVSNISEIQARGARTIVIAEEGDETVRPFADELIEIPAVPTLLQPLVSTVPLQVLAAEIARTRGYDVDKPRNLAKSVTVE